The following coding sequences are from one Shewanella violacea DSS12 window:
- the nirD gene encoding nitrite reductase small subunit NirD, with amino-acid sequence MNWVNICEEKALPEFGGVAAWFEDRAIAIFNLGELGLFALDNTDPATGVSLLSRGLICDLEGDIFVASPLYKQHYSLRDGSCIEDESLSVEVYQIKCEAGKVLVKSIHDSSGNNSLV; translated from the coding sequence ATGAATTGGGTCAATATTTGTGAAGAAAAAGCCTTGCCTGAATTTGGCGGCGTTGCGGCTTGGTTTGAAGACAGGGCCATCGCCATTTTTAACTTAGGTGAGCTAGGGTTATTTGCTCTGGATAATACCGACCCAGCCACCGGCGTGAGTCTACTGTCCCGTGGGCTTATCTGTGATCTCGAAGGGGATATTTTTGTCGCATCGCCTCTGTATAAACAACATTACAGTTTGCGAGATGGCTCTTGTATCGAAGATGAGTCCTTAAGTGTCGAGGTCTACCAGATCAAGTGCGAAGCCGGCAAGGTGCTCGTGAAAAGCATCCATGACAGTTCTGGTAATAATTCATTAGTATAA
- the nirB gene encoding nitrite reductase large subunit NirB: MGCAKTDLERKPRLLVVGNGMVGHHFIEQLCDQGLNEHFQIVVFGSEQVAAYDRVQLSKYFETGSAASLMLANVDIYAKQGVTLHLGKEVTGLDTENKCLHTQDGDFWFYDKLVLATGSYPFVPPIEGKDRPQCMVYRTIEDLEQIQQAAEKSTSGVVIGGGLLGLEAANALLTLGLETHVVEFASQLMPVQLNDKAGDLLRHKIEHLGVSVHTSKATTAIVAGESALHRMNFNDDTYLETDMIVFSAGIRPQDSLARQSGIEVGERGGIVINDFCLTSADDVYAIGECALWQQRIFGLVAPGYQMARAAVSHINAGANKADTSSSLVKFEGADMSTKLKLLGVDVASIGESRGFDKAQFVELTDNQAGTYKKLWLDESGRYLKGAVLVGDASDYNLLLNQYLSGDELEGPAVDLLQREEGASIVMKDNAIICSCHQVTKADLVASVQAGSHSLAEVKACTKAASGCGGCSALVQSVITQTMEEQGLETEKGICCHFEYDRQELFHLCQVEEIGDFTTLIKAHGKGEAAAVALGCDICKPVAASIFATLDNEYVLKVQHANLQDTNDAYLGNLQKDGSYSVVPRIAGGEITPDKLIALGEIAKRHDLYTKITGGQRIDLFGAQLSELPMIWQELIEQGFETGHAYGKSLRTVKSCVGSTWCRYGVQDSISLAIDLENRYKGLRAPHKIKFAVSGCTRECAEAQSKDIGVIASDKGWNLFVGGNGGMRPRHGDLFATDLSTADLVTYIDRILIFYAKTAARLQRTSVWLESLEGGLDYLKSVVIDDCLGVAAELETQMEKVVSTYQCEWRTSLENPEFLSRFSEFVNPEKMPQVNVDQYRYSRGQRFPAGSVGTIAVTNLPSDASPNVELVELSK; this comes from the coding sequence ATGGGTTGTGCAAAAACAGATTTGGAGCGTAAGCCTAGGTTACTCGTCGTGGGTAACGGCATGGTTGGCCATCATTTTATAGAGCAGCTTTGCGATCAAGGACTCAATGAACACTTTCAAATAGTGGTATTTGGCAGTGAACAAGTCGCTGCCTATGACAGGGTGCAGCTGTCTAAATATTTCGAGACAGGCAGTGCCGCTAGTTTAATGCTGGCAAATGTCGATATCTACGCCAAACAGGGAGTGACCTTACACTTGGGTAAAGAGGTGACCGGGCTCGATACCGAGAATAAATGCCTGCATACCCAAGATGGCGATTTTTGGTTTTATGACAAACTCGTGTTAGCTACGGGTTCTTACCCTTTTGTGCCACCTATCGAGGGTAAAGACAGGCCCCAGTGCATGGTGTATCGCACCATAGAAGATCTAGAGCAGATACAGCAAGCCGCCGAGAAATCCACATCCGGAGTGGTGATAGGGGGTGGCTTACTGGGATTAGAAGCCGCCAATGCCTTATTGACCTTAGGCTTAGAGACTCATGTTGTTGAGTTTGCATCTCAGTTGATGCCAGTACAGCTCAATGATAAGGCGGGTGACCTTTTGCGTCACAAGATTGAGCACTTGGGTGTATCTGTGCATACCAGCAAGGCGACCACGGCTATTGTCGCCGGTGAGTCGGCGCTGCATCGGATGAATTTCAATGATGATACCTATCTTGAAACTGACATGATTGTCTTCTCTGCCGGTATTCGTCCCCAGGACAGTCTAGCCAGGCAAAGCGGTATAGAAGTGGGCGAGCGTGGCGGCATAGTCATAAATGATTTCTGTTTAACATCAGCCGATGATGTTTACGCCATAGGCGAGTGTGCCCTCTGGCAGCAGAGAATATTCGGGCTGGTGGCGCCGGGTTATCAGATGGCGAGGGCGGCGGTATCTCATATTAACGCTGGTGCTAACAAGGCTGACACATCTTCGAGCTTAGTGAAGTTCGAAGGCGCCGATATGAGCACTAAGCTTAAGTTGCTTGGGGTGGACGTTGCTTCAATCGGTGAGAGCCGTGGGTTTGATAAGGCACAATTTGTCGAGCTTACCGATAATCAAGCCGGTACCTATAAGAAGCTCTGGTTAGATGAATCAGGCCGTTATCTCAAAGGCGCTGTTTTGGTGGGGGATGCCAGCGATTACAATCTGCTGCTGAATCAATACTTGTCCGGTGATGAGCTGGAAGGGCCCGCTGTCGACTTGCTACAGCGCGAAGAAGGCGCCAGTATCGTGATGAAAGATAACGCGATTATCTGTTCCTGTCATCAGGTGACTAAGGCAGACCTAGTCGCGAGCGTTCAGGCTGGATCCCATAGTCTGGCGGAAGTGAAGGCCTGCACTAAAGCAGCGTCAGGTTGTGGTGGTTGTAGCGCCTTGGTTCAGAGTGTGATCACTCAGACCATGGAAGAGCAAGGCTTAGAGACTGAGAAGGGGATCTGTTGTCATTTTGAATACGACAGACAGGAGCTGTTTCATCTTTGTCAGGTTGAGGAGATAGGTGATTTTACCACCCTAATTAAGGCTCATGGTAAGGGGGAAGCTGCCGCTGTGGCTCTAGGTTGTGATATCTGTAAACCTGTTGCCGCCTCGATATTTGCCACCTTAGATAACGAATATGTACTCAAGGTTCAACATGCCAACCTGCAAGACACCAATGATGCCTATCTGGGCAATCTTCAGAAAGATGGTTCTTACTCTGTGGTGCCTCGTATCGCCGGCGGCGAAATTACCCCAGACAAGTTAATCGCCCTGGGCGAGATTGCTAAGCGCCACGATCTCTACACCAAGATCACCGGTGGACAACGCATCGATCTCTTCGGGGCTCAGCTCTCTGAATTGCCCATGATATGGCAAGAATTGATTGAACAGGGATTCGAGACGGGCCATGCCTATGGCAAGTCTTTAAGAACGGTTAAGTCCTGTGTCGGCAGCACTTGGTGCCGCTATGGTGTCCAAGATTCAATCAGTTTAGCCATAGACCTAGAGAATCGCTACAAGGGACTACGTGCGCCACATAAGATCAAATTTGCGGTATCGGGCTGTACCCGAGAATGTGCCGAGGCCCAGAGTAAAGATATCGGTGTGATAGCCAGCGACAAGGGCTGGAACCTGTTCGTGGGTGGCAACGGAGGCATGCGTCCTCGTCATGGGGATCTTTTTGCAACCGACTTATCGACAGCAGATTTGGTGACCTATATCGACCGTATTTTGATCTTCTACGCCAAGACTGCCGCACGCTTGCAACGCACTTCCGTGTGGCTTGAGTCTTTAGAGGGAGGTTTGGATTATCTTAAATCTGTGGTCATAGATGATTGTCTGGGAGTTGCCGCAGAGCTGGAAACTCAGATGGAGAAAGTCGTCTCGACTTATCAGTGTGAGTGGCGAACCAGCCTGGAAAATCCTGAGTTTTTATCTCGATTTAGTGAATTCGTTAACCCTGAAAAAATGCCCCAAGTGAATGTAGATCAGTATCGCTATAGCCGAGGACAACGTTTCCCTGCGGGCTCAGTAGGCACGATTGCCGTGACTAATCTGCCCAGTGATGCATCCCCAAACGTCGAGCTAGTTGAATTATCTAAGTAA
- a CDS encoding ANTAR domain-containing response regulator, producing MTIYTCFNSFSAMEFKDTRASNKELISSSNTGSLSSTPSSGPAESIEKTLAAISGQVISLSLLRDIERIHLRLDGDLLLYFCSELSNVDLGVLLRLMQFSPIPLVVNAKCWQAEDLTRLLECGRVTFVPGEFDPARLEQVIELAKLRFSLANEQQEKILQLESSLEAQKLLAKVKARLQQNGLSESQAHKLLQKQAMDSGISVEQLVQQLPLN from the coding sequence ATGACTATTTATACCTGTTTTAATTCATTTTCTGCCATGGAGTTCAAGGACACTAGGGCTTCCAATAAAGAGCTTATCTCATCATCAAATACGGGTTCGTTATCCTCGACTCCCTCGAGTGGACCAGCAGAAAGCATTGAAAAAACCTTAGCGGCTATTTCTGGGCAAGTGATCTCATTGAGTCTTTTACGAGATATTGAACGAATACATCTTAGGCTTGATGGTGATCTGCTGCTGTATTTTTGCTCAGAATTATCCAATGTGGATCTAGGCGTCTTGTTACGCCTGATGCAATTCTCTCCCATTCCGCTGGTGGTGAATGCCAAGTGTTGGCAGGCTGAGGATCTGACCAGATTACTAGAATGTGGCAGGGTGACATTCGTACCCGGTGAGTTTGATCCCGCTAGACTAGAGCAGGTCATAGAACTGGCAAAACTAAGGTTCAGCCTGGCCAATGAGCAGCAAGAGAAGATCCTCCAATTAGAATCATCATTGGAGGCACAAAAATTACTGGCCAAGGTGAAGGCAAGACTTCAACAAAACGGATTGAGTGAATCTCAAGCCCATAAACTCTTGCAAAAACAGGCGATGGACAGCGGGATCTCTGTTGAGCAGCTGGTTCAACAATTACCCCTAAACTAA
- a CDS encoding glycosyl transferase, translating to MKKAYQGLIKTLGRGAKGSRSLTLSEAHFLIRGFSDGIGTKVQLAAALMLMRVRGETCEEVAGAALGIKSTMSAQWSNLDVSIDWPCYAGKRELLPWLLLAAKVLASQGERVLLHGDPKSLSHRNHIAAHVEGLNIPKASNPDEAKAALDAVGICYVDADSFSPLVAQFRELHQELGLRSLFQIAIRCTNPANAPISLRSYFHPGLDKMHGKVAKLMACACLDARLPDDPYNDNLHRNFDNHFDNKLDHSMDSTAVNPAEQAFALKGRVGIFKGVQGETEINPRISTELTIATGDTSQVIYLPTRLEGFVGMNTLSSELALSPQQACLVLSQIWHHGEASDTRHESHSAFSSSASSKLGQIAEASVISTLSAIYLLQGKCQSVSQAQSLAIQAWRMR from the coding sequence ATGAAGAAAGCCTATCAGGGGTTAATAAAAACATTAGGGCGAGGTGCAAAAGGTTCCCGTTCATTGACGCTCAGTGAGGCGCATTTTCTTATTAGAGGATTCTCTGACGGCATTGGCACTAAGGTGCAGCTCGCTGCGGCGTTAATGTTGATGCGGGTGAGGGGAGAAACCTGTGAGGAAGTTGCCGGAGCAGCTTTAGGAATTAAATCAACCATGAGTGCCCAGTGGTCTAATCTCGATGTGAGCATCGACTGGCCCTGTTATGCCGGAAAACGTGAATTATTGCCCTGGCTATTACTCGCTGCAAAAGTGTTAGCCAGTCAAGGTGAGCGGGTGTTACTCCATGGAGATCCTAAATCACTCAGTCATAGAAATCATATAGCGGCTCATGTTGAGGGACTTAATATTCCTAAGGCGAGCAATCCTGACGAGGCTAAAGCTGCATTAGATGCAGTGGGGATTTGTTATGTCGATGCCGATAGTTTCTCGCCCTTGGTTGCGCAATTTCGCGAGTTACATCAAGAGCTAGGTTTAAGAAGTCTGTTCCAGATTGCCATTCGCTGCACAAATCCTGCCAATGCCCCTATTAGCCTGCGCAGTTATTTTCACCCAGGTTTGGATAAGATGCATGGCAAGGTCGCTAAGCTAATGGCCTGTGCGTGTTTAGATGCTCGCCTGCCGGATGATCCTTATAATGACAACTTGCATCGTAATTTTGATAATCATTTCGATAATAAGTTGGATCACAGTATGGATAGCACGGCTGTAAATCCTGCCGAGCAAGCGTTTGCACTCAAAGGGCGAGTCGGTATTTTTAAAGGGGTTCAGGGAGAAACTGAAATTAATCCTAGGATATCCACCGAGTTGACCATAGCAACAGGGGATACCAGCCAAGTTATCTATCTTCCTACTCGGCTCGAAGGTTTTGTTGGCATGAATACCTTGTCATCAGAGCTTGCACTTTCACCCCAGCAAGCTTGCTTGGTATTGAGTCAGATTTGGCACCATGGTGAGGCCAGTGACACTCGCCATGAGAGTCATTCAGCATTTTCGTCATCAGCATCATCTAAGCTAGGACAAATTGCCGAGGCGAGCGTTATCAGTACATTGTCGGCAATTTACCTACTGCAAGGTAAGTGTCAATCCGTTTCACAAGCTCAATCGTTAGCCATTCAGGCATGGAGGATGAGATGA
- the cobA gene encoding uroporphyrinogen-III C-methyltransferase, translating into MPDLKGNTGSVRVAIVGAGCGDVELLTLKAARLISSADALIYDSLVSADILELASNECEMHFAGKRCGMPSAKQDDINHLLVACAKRGLKVVRLKGGDPNVFGRGCEEAIYLAKHGIASQFVPGVTAALGCAASAGIPLTHRGVARSVTLVTGTVIDDSSRTGVGWQALLTAQSTLVFYMGKEQAAHIAHGLLTAGASIKLPMVFISSGARVEQKLSFATLGTMAEVASQLQVSGPTLMIVGEVVSVGQELGELINQVEYSNHGVISRDKEMSESA; encoded by the coding sequence ATGCCAGATCTAAAGGGGAATACTGGCTCAGTTAGGGTGGCTATCGTTGGTGCGGGTTGCGGTGATGTTGAGCTACTGACGCTTAAAGCCGCCCGGCTTATCTCCTCTGCGGATGCTTTGATCTATGACAGTTTGGTCAGTGCAGATATTCTTGAGCTTGCATCGAACGAGTGTGAGATGCACTTTGCCGGTAAGAGGTGTGGTATGCCTAGTGCCAAGCAAGATGATATCAACCACTTGCTGGTGGCGTGTGCGAAGCGCGGCCTCAAGGTGGTGCGATTAAAAGGCGGCGATCCCAATGTATTTGGCCGTGGATGTGAAGAGGCCATCTATCTGGCTAAGCATGGTATTGCCAGTCAATTTGTCCCTGGTGTCACTGCGGCATTAGGCTGCGCCGCCAGTGCTGGGATCCCTCTGACTCACAGAGGAGTCGCAAGGTCTGTGACCTTAGTGACAGGAACCGTTATCGATGATTCATCCCGCACAGGTGTAGGCTGGCAGGCTCTGCTAACGGCCCAGTCGACCCTAGTATTTTATATGGGAAAAGAGCAGGCGGCGCATATCGCACATGGTTTGTTAACCGCTGGGGCAAGCATCAAACTGCCTATGGTGTTTATCAGTAGTGGGGCCAGAGTCGAGCAGAAATTAAGTTTTGCGACCTTAGGCACCATGGCCGAAGTGGCCAGTCAGCTTCAAGTGTCGGGTCCTACTCTGATGATAGTGGGTGAAGTGGTTTCTGTGGGACAAGAGCTTGGGGAGCTAATCAATCAAGTCGAGTACAGTAATCATGGTGTGATTTCCAGAGATAAAGAGATGAGTGAATCAGCTTAG
- the htpX gene encoding protease HtpX, with the protein MRIFLLIATNMAILLVASIVMSLLGVNTSTMGGLLVFAAIFGFGGAFISLAISKWMAKKTMGCEVITTPRDDTERWLVETVARQADKAGIKMPEVAIYQSPEFNAFATGPSKDNALVAVSSGLLYGMNKDEIEGVLAHEVSHVANGDMVTLTLIQGVVNTFVIFAARVVAGIINNFISSNDEEGEGLGMFAYMGVVFVLDMLFGILASMIVAYFSRIREFKADEGAAKLAGKDKMIAALERLRNGPATGAMPAQMSALGINGKKSMSELMMSHPPLEKRIAALRAS; encoded by the coding sequence ATGCGTATTTTTTTATTGATTGCGACTAATATGGCAATTTTACTGGTGGCCTCAATAGTGATGTCACTATTGGGTGTTAACACTTCGACCATGGGGGGCTTACTGGTGTTTGCCGCGATCTTCGGCTTCGGCGGCGCCTTCATCAGTTTGGCTATCTCTAAATGGATGGCTAAAAAGACTATGGGTTGTGAAGTTATCACGACCCCAAGAGACGACACTGAGAGGTGGTTAGTCGAGACTGTCGCTCGTCAGGCGGATAAAGCGGGTATTAAGATGCCCGAAGTCGCTATCTATCAATCACCAGAATTCAATGCTTTCGCTACCGGCCCAAGCAAAGACAATGCGCTTGTTGCCGTCAGTAGTGGCCTCCTCTATGGCATGAACAAGGATGAGATAGAGGGTGTACTGGCCCATGAAGTAAGCCATGTGGCAAACGGCGACATGGTGACTCTGACCTTGATTCAAGGTGTGGTGAATACCTTCGTTATCTTCGCTGCACGTGTGGTGGCTGGCATCATCAATAACTTCATTTCCAGTAATGATGAAGAGGGTGAAGGTCTGGGCATGTTCGCCTATATGGGCGTGGTTTTTGTCCTGGATATGCTGTTTGGTATTCTTGCCTCTATGATAGTCGCCTACTTCTCACGTATCCGTGAATTTAAGGCCGATGAAGGCGCCGCTAAGCTGGCAGGCAAAGATAAGATGATTGCTGCACTGGAGCGTTTACGTAATGGCCCAGCAACTGGCGCCATGCCGGCACAGATGTCAGCACTGGGTATCAATGGCAAGAAGTCTATGTCTGAGCTGATGATGAGTCATCCTCCATTAGAGAAGCGTATCGCGGCTCTACGTGCTAGCTAG
- a CDS encoding tripartite tricarboxylate transporter substrate-binding protein — protein MVICFSQVSFSNPRWNASIISRLLSLCILILSLLSLLQSNIVLAETQAQPVEFIHFLIPGGEGGGWDTTAREAGKALLASRLVHRVYFDNFIGAGGGRALMALVNHPEKHLNTWMIQSTPLILRHLTGTIPYSFRDIIPIGTLIAEYQAIVVPMNSRFHTIHDLISAIADSPVRNPILGGSSLGSLDHITLALIAQAGDLPISKLRYVPTDGGGDAIKKLNQGLGVALVSGIGEVTQAYRNQEIRILGVTSKKRLVTLPKVKTLSEQGLNVQFANWRGFFVSSQLSAEKVQSYKQLLSELNLSQEWATARKTHQWQQLFLQDDDLIDFLNQQELMMKKALSDLEIE, from the coding sequence ATGGTCATATGTTTCAGCCAAGTTTCATTTTCCAACCCTAGATGGAATGCCTCAATAATCTCCCGACTCCTGTCACTGTGTATCCTAATTTTATCACTGCTTTCTCTGTTGCAATCGAATATCGTCCTAGCTGAAACTCAGGCCCAACCAGTCGAATTTATTCATTTTCTTATTCCAGGCGGTGAAGGCGGAGGCTGGGATACAACAGCAAGAGAAGCTGGCAAGGCTCTGCTAGCCTCCAGACTGGTACATAGAGTCTATTTCGACAATTTCATCGGTGCCGGTGGCGGCCGAGCTCTGATGGCCTTGGTCAATCATCCTGAGAAGCATCTAAATACCTGGATGATCCAATCCACTCCCCTGATATTGCGCCACCTGACCGGCACGATTCCATATAGCTTTCGGGATATCATTCCTATCGGTACCTTGATAGCCGAATATCAGGCAATCGTGGTGCCAATGAACTCCAGATTTCACACCATACATGACCTCATCAGTGCCATAGCCGACTCCCCGGTGCGCAATCCAATTTTAGGTGGTTCATCACTTGGTAGCCTAGATCACATCACCTTAGCGTTAATTGCTCAGGCAGGTGATTTACCTATCAGCAAGCTACGTTATGTGCCAACGGATGGTGGTGGTGATGCTATAAAAAAATTGAATCAGGGACTCGGTGTAGCTTTGGTGAGTGGCATAGGTGAAGTCACTCAAGCCTACCGCAACCAAGAGATCCGCATATTGGGGGTCACCAGCAAGAAGAGGCTAGTGACTCTGCCAAAGGTGAAAACCTTGTCAGAGCAAGGACTGAATGTGCAATTTGCTAACTGGAGAGGCTTCTTTGTCTCCTCTCAACTGTCAGCTGAAAAAGTTCAAAGCTACAAACAGCTATTATCAGAACTCAATCTCAGCCAGGAGTGGGCCACAGCTAGAAAGACCCATCAATGGCAACAGCTTTTTCTACAGGATGACGACCTCATCGATTTCCTCAACCAGCAAGAACTTATGATGAAGAAGGCACTTTCAGACTTAGAGATAGAATAA
- the bioD gene encoding dethiobiotin synthase, which yields MKYFVTGTDTDSGKTLVTSALLYKMSQNQAYERTLGLKPVASGCEQTEIGLRNSDALALIEESSIKLDYDLVNPISFLPGIAPHIAASQVGVDISPGALLAKIQLSLAAAELNHNDVCLIEGAGGWRLPLGGGHFLSELVQALDMPVILVVGVKLGCLNHAVLTHEAIIADGLTVAGWVANIVEPQTSCLDENLASLFQLMPSPCLGVVPYLSEVTAKAAAEHLSLATLVPSTI from the coding sequence ATGAAGTACTTCGTCACAGGAACAGACACAGATAGTGGTAAGACCTTAGTCACTTCGGCGCTCTTGTATAAAATGAGCCAAAACCAAGCTTATGAGCGTACCTTAGGGCTTAAACCTGTCGCCTCAGGTTGTGAGCAGACAGAAATAGGCTTGAGAAACAGTGATGCCTTAGCACTCATAGAAGAGTCCAGCATTAAGTTGGATTATGATCTGGTTAATCCTATCTCTTTCTTGCCTGGCATTGCGCCGCATATTGCAGCGTCACAGGTTGGAGTGGACATCAGTCCAGGGGCATTACTGGCCAAAATACAACTAAGTCTAGCGGCAGCTGAGCTGAATCATAATGATGTCTGTCTTATCGAAGGGGCGGGGGGCTGGCGTCTGCCTTTAGGGGGAGGCCACTTTCTCTCTGAGCTTGTTCAAGCCTTAGATATGCCAGTGATTTTAGTCGTGGGGGTGAAACTAGGCTGCTTAAATCATGCAGTGCTCACACATGAAGCTATCATAGCCGATGGCTTAACCGTTGCAGGTTGGGTCGCAAATATTGTGGAGCCACAGACCAGCTGCCTGGATGAGAACCTAGCTAGCCTGTTTCAACTCATGCCATCCCCTTGTTTAGGCGTGGTGCCTTATCTCAGTGAGGTTACTGCTAAAGCTGCTGCTGAGCATCTTAGTCTGGCGACTTTGGTTCCATCGACTATTTAA
- a CDS encoding methyltransferase domain-containing protein, producing the protein MNKRVAQSINDKTVAQRFSAAAKHYHEHDRVQKLSSMQIFDTMNPSGVLLDIGAGPGTDFSQFSSVKQVIALDIAQGMLEQVKLDFPTYQTVCANAESIPLPENSIDSAYSNLALQWCGSLSTSFNETARVLKAEGEYHLALVAQDSLPELTELGFRVNAFRSMEEILSHFDRDKWQIISFETRAISVYFADLKSLLYSIKGVGASIHGNGDDNDSAKDKPSQGIRGRGDWTKLLAAAELSRTAQGLPLTYQIALISAKRLSNQ; encoded by the coding sequence GTGAATAAAAGGGTAGCACAAAGCATTAATGATAAAACCGTTGCTCAGCGATTTTCCGCAGCGGCAAAGCATTACCATGAGCACGACAGAGTACAGAAACTCTCCAGCATGCAGATTTTCGACACAATGAACCCAAGCGGAGTTCTGCTGGATATAGGTGCAGGTCCGGGGACTGATTTCAGTCAGTTCTCCTCGGTTAAGCAGGTGATAGCATTAGATATCGCCCAAGGCATGCTCGAGCAGGTTAAGCTAGATTTTCCCACCTACCAGACAGTTTGTGCCAATGCTGAATCCATTCCTCTGCCTGAAAACTCCATTGACAGCGCCTATTCTAATCTAGCCCTGCAGTGGTGCGGCAGCCTTTCCACCAGTTTCAATGAGACGGCTCGGGTGCTAAAAGCCGAGGGTGAGTATCATTTGGCGCTAGTTGCCCAAGATAGCTTACCTGAGCTTACAGAATTAGGCTTTAGGGTGAATGCATTTAGGTCCATGGAGGAGATTCTAAGTCACTTCGATAGAGACAAGTGGCAGATAATCTCGTTTGAGACGAGGGCTATTAGCGTCTACTTTGCCGATTTGAAATCCTTACTCTATTCCATTAAAGGCGTCGGTGCCTCTATTCATGGCAATGGCGATGATAATGACAGCGCTAAGGACAAGCCAAGCCAAGGGATCCGTGGTCGAGGCGATTGGACAAAGTTATTGGCTGCTGCCGAGCTTAGTCGCACAGCCCAAGGACTTCCTCTGACTTACCAGATAGCCCTTATTTCAGCAAAAAGGTTGAGTAACCAATGA
- a CDS encoding 8-amino-7-oxononanoate synthase yields the protein MSTSSLLDKIDKTQAQLASQGLLRRRHAISARLSQAPNIEATNIEATNIEAANIEATNIEATNIEATNIEVTNIEATNIEAPGALSFTLEGKHYLNFSSNDYLGLSRSPKLIDAMCLGAKRYGVGSGSSPLVTGYSEAHLALEQRLCQITGHEAALLFCSGFSANTALMKTLFDSRDMVMADKLMHASVIDGLRDSQTQLKRFLHNDITSAERIMNQQVPSALVTESIFSMDGDIAPLSSLSALCKQNNVCLIVDDAHGFGVQTPPLVDAKIADIQVVTFGKALGCQGAAILASQQVIDFLVSNAREYIYSTAISPVNACVALAAVDLIDTDKSLAQTLADNIGYFRQQCELADIKLADSYTAIQPLLLGDVDTTLLVADKLKQLGLWVGAIRPPTVPKGSARLRMTITAMHTRDDINRLVVGLTNSLA from the coding sequence ATGAGTACTTCCTCTTTGCTGGATAAGATAGATAAGACTCAGGCTCAGCTAGCTAGCCAAGGCTTGCTGCGTCGCAGGCATGCTATATCTGCACGCTTATCTCAGGCGCCTAATATTGAAGCAACTAATATCGAAGCAACTAATATTGAAGCAGCTAATATTGAAGCAACTAATATTGAAGCAACTAATATTGAAGCAACTAATATTGAAGTAACTAATATTGAGGCAACTAATATTGAAGCGCCTGGGGCATTATCCTTCACCTTAGAGGGTAAGCATTACCTCAATTTTAGCAGCAACGACTATCTTGGCTTATCTCGTTCACCTAAGCTAATTGATGCCATGTGCCTTGGGGCTAAACGTTACGGTGTAGGCAGTGGTTCCTCACCTTTGGTCACAGGTTATAGTGAGGCGCATCTGGCATTGGAGCAGAGACTCTGCCAGATCACTGGCCACGAGGCGGCTTTATTATTTTGCTCGGGTTTCAGTGCGAATACGGCATTGATGAAGACCCTGTTCGATTCAAGGGATATGGTGATGGCTGATAAGCTGATGCACGCCTCTGTTATCGATGGGCTAAGAGACAGTCAGACTCAGTTAAAGCGTTTCCTACATAATGATATTACCAGCGCCGAGCGCATTATGAACCAGCAAGTGCCCAGCGCCTTGGTCACCGAAAGTATTTTTAGCATGGACGGTGATATCGCACCGCTCTCATCATTGTCTGCCCTTTGTAAGCAGAATAATGTCTGCCTCATTGTCGATGATGCTCACGGTTTTGGGGTGCAGACGCCGCCATTAGTCGATGCCAAGATTGCCGATATACAGGTGGTCACCTTTGGTAAGGCTTTAGGCTGTCAAGGCGCTGCCATCTTAGCCAGTCAGCAGGTGATCGATTTTCTGGTCTCCAATGCCAGAGAATATATCTATTCCACCGCTATTTCGCCGGTGAATGCCTGTGTTGCTTTAGCCGCAGTGGATCTCATTGATACAGACAAGTCTCTGGCTCAAACATTGGCCGATAATATAGGCTATTTTAGGCAGCAATGTGAGCTGGCAGATATCAAGTTGGCCGATTCATACACTGCAATTCAGCCCTTGTTGCTGGGTGATGTTGATACCACCTTACTCGTTGCCGACAAACTTAAGCAGTTAGGACTCTGGGTCGGGGCTATTCGTCCTCCAACAGTGCCTAAAGGCTCTGCGCGACTGCGAATGACTATCACAGCTATGCATACTCGTGATGACATAAATAGATTAGTGGTTGGATTAACCAATAGCTTAGCCTAA